In Xiphophorus maculatus strain JP 163 A chromosome 2, X_maculatus-5.0-male, whole genome shotgun sequence, one genomic interval encodes:
- the LOC111611824 gene encoding uncharacterized protein LOC111611824, whose product MFNETVSAEDICMWLGRYCTVRGQAMKVRDVDGIWNCAWRVPIKQWEDPQGFQGLKHLPSMIVLGENRGYIHYQGQPKLCRKCGEHGHLAETCEKVFCGKCREDHLFRDCPKSFANKLKKGKETLTETANEQVEAAGSENSNLPPGPLIGGEEERAGSGEGKEAPPQTETSSEGGEMLTEGGASSDSEEEQTDSSDDAPLPDAQLAKRPASESPPDLTPKVGKRGRLEELFGSFGEESKAFLAGSSNEVSFLDFAHQSTPKDPNKDREPVTPVRGLLYGDASTVWRNVSHPVLPNRLQDLSWMVAHGILPVRTVMHSRGMSATSICPRPGCGAPESVRPLLWECSAAVDLWAKAGSLQFPHLPAREVLHAQLVLYGVSQQKMTKKDFAEMWLTPATIKDATWTSRNLLVSRRRQMPPVAVIRMAAAKEEHQGLQVARQGHSHQEESPAPPWTKEPALHEQRSKQRRPGSPGEAGGKEL is encoded by the exons ATGTTCAATGAGACTGTCAGTGCTGAAGACATCTGTATGTGGCTGGGTAGATACTGCACTGTGAGAGGCCAGGCTATGAAGGTGCGGGATGTGGACGGCATCTGGAACTGTGCTTGGCGGGTCCCCATTAAACAATGGGAAGACCCCCAAGGCTTCCAGGGCCTGAAGCATCTCCCCTCAATGATAGTCCTGGGGGAGAACAGAGGCTACATTCACTATCAAGGCCAACCCAAACTGTGTCGGAAGTGCGGCGAGCATGGTCATCTGGCCGAAACTTGTGAGAAAGTTTTCTGTGGTAAATGTCGAGAA GATCATTTGTTCAGAGACTGTCCAAAGTCGtttgcaaataaactgaaaaaaggaaaagagacgcTAACAGAAACGGCTAATGAGCAAGTGGAAGCAGCTGGGTCGGAAAATTCAAATCTCCCGCCAGGTCctctgattggaggagaggaggagagggcgggAAGCGGGGAGGGGAAGGAAGCCCCCCCCCAGACCGAAACATCCAGTGAGGGGGGGGAGATGCTAAccgaaggcggagctagctcGGATTCTGAGGAAGAACAGACGGACAGCAGCGATGATGCCCCCCTCCCCGACGCCCAGCTGGCTAAGAGGCCGGCATCTGAGTCACCTCCCGACCTTACCCCCAAGGTAGGGAAGAGAGGAAGGCTGGAGGAACTCTTCGGTTCTTTCGGAGAGGAATCCAAAGCCTTCCTCGCTGGCTCATCCAATGAGGTCTCGTTCCTAGACTTTGCTCACCAATCAACCCCGAAGGACCCAAACAAG GACCGGGAACCAGTGACTCCAGTGCGCGGCCTCCTGTATGGAGACGCCTCCACCGTTTGGCGCAACGTGAGCCATCCCGTCCTTCCAAACAGACTCCAGGACCTGTCATGGATGGTGGCTCATGGGATCCTGCCGGTCAGAACCGTCATGCACTCCCGCGGCATGTCTGCAACGTCCATCTGCCCCCGACCCGGTTGTGGCGCGCCGGAGTCGGTGAGGCCCCTGCTGTGGGAGTGCAGCGCTGCTGTGGACCTGTGGGCGAAGGCCGGCTCCTTGCAATTCCCACACTTGCCAGCAAGGGAGGTCCTCCATGCACAGTTAGTGCTGTACGGGGTGAGCCAgcagaaaatgactaaaaaagacTTCGCTGAGATGTGGCTCACCCCAGCCACCATCAAAGACGCcacttggacctccagaaactTGCTGGTGAGCAGGCGCAGGCAGATGCCCCCCGTGGCTGTGATCCGGATGGCAGCAGCAAAAGAGGAACATCAAGGGCTGCAGGTGGCGCGCCAAGGACACAGCCACCAAGAAGAATCGCCTGCGCCTCCGTGGACGAAGGAGCCGGCGCTCCACGAGCAGAGGTCCAAGCAGCGGCGGCCTGGCTCtccgggtgaggcaggagggaaggagcttTAG